Proteins from a genomic interval of Amphiura filiformis chromosome 9, Afil_fr2py, whole genome shotgun sequence:
- the LOC140160793 gene encoding E-selectin-like isoform X1 codes for MAWNIINFLVILQLFAFALGNPPIDTPSRCANARRPENGHVKCCIDLSSFDDVDTNSGGESGGKSSGGKSSGGSSHGPDVYTCTYTCDTGFKLSGPSVLECPIDTITDNPTCEPVECEVLPRIDHGSLSCSESFQYGSVCQYKCAVGFDISGGSSSLTCSKDGMWNGIVPMCQPVQCPALEEPNHCSLSCPNGRTFGSDCRYRCDDRFKLDGPSVATCAANGTWTIPGNRLPICKISECTPLPLLVHGSLTCNLGWHSGTVCSYSCHRGYTLTGGNYLLRCDDSGFWRGDIPTCEAGNSTNTDFALYDFTDGGVPNGPSGIVGPDSGNDAASGGLNAAGIVAIVAVIVVLMGVVIGLFVAYRSTKQSQEGYGNL; via the exons ATGGCTTGGAACATCATCAACTTCTTGGTGATACTGCAATTGTTTG CCTTTGCATTAGGTAACCCACCCATCGACACACCCAGCCGTTGCGCCAATGCTCGTCGACCAGAAAACGGCCACGTGAAATGCTGCATTGATTTGAGTAGCTTTGATGACGTAGATACCAATTCTGGCGGCGAATCTGGCGGCAAATCATCTGGCGGCAAATCTTCTGGCGGCTCATCCCACGGTCCGGATGTCTACACGTGCACATACACCTGTGATACAGGGTTTAAGCTGAGTGGACCATCTGTTCTGGAATGCCCTATTGATACGATTACGGATAATCCAACTTGTGAACCAG TTGAGTGTGAGGTCCTTCCACGGATAGACCACGGATCCCTCAGTTGCAGCGAGAGTTTCCAGTATGGGTCCGTGTGTCAATACAAATGTGCAGTGGGATTCGACATTTCCGGTGGAAGTTCAAGTTTGACTTGTAGTAAGGACGGGATGTGGAATGGCATTGTTCCTATGTGTCAACCAG TTCAATGCCCAGCATTAGAGGAGCCTAATCACTGCTCATTGTCGTGTCCTAATGGTCGTACATTTGGTTCTGATTGCCGCTACAGATGTGATGACCGCTTTAAACTGGATGGACCATCCGTGGCAACCTGCGCTGCGAACGGGACATGGACAATCCCGGGAAATCGGCTACCAATTTGTAAAATAA GTGAATGCACACCATTGCCTTTGCTTGTCCACGGATCGTTGACATGCAACTTGGGATGGCACAGTGGAACTGTTTGTTCCTATTCGTGCCACCGTGGTTATACACTGACTGGAGGGAACTATCTGTTAAGATGTGATGATAGTGGCTTCTGGAGAGGTGATATACCAACGTGCGAAGCAG GCAATTCCACCAACACGGACTTCGCTCTCTACGACTTTACCGATGGCGGCGTTCCTAATGGGCCGAGTGGCATTGTAGGTCCAGATAGCGGCAATGATGCAGCCAGTGGTGGTCTGAATGCAGCGGGTATCGTTGCTATTGTCGCTGTGATCGTCGTTCTTATGGGTGTTGTTATTGGCCTATTCGTAGC ATATCGCAGTACCAAACAATCCCAGGAAGGATATGGAAACTTGTGA
- the LOC140160793 gene encoding E-selectin-like isoform X2, with protein sequence MAWNIINFLVILQLFAFALGNPPIDTPSRCANARRPENGHVKCCIDLSSFDDVDTNSGGESGGKSSGGKSSGGSSHGPDVYTCTYTCDTGFKLSGPSVLECPIDTITDNPTCEPVECEVLPRIDHGSLSCSESFQYGSVCQYKCAVGFDISGGSSSLTCSKDGMWNGIVPMCQPVQCPALEEPNHCSLSCPNGRTFGSDCRYRCDDRFKLDGPSVATCAANGTWTIPGNRLPICKISECTPLPLLVHGSLTCNLGWHSGTVCSYSCHRGYTLTGGNYLLRCDDSGFWRGDIPTCEAGNSTNTDFALYDFTDGGVPNGPSGIVGPDSGNDAASGGLNAAGIVAIVAVIVVLMGVVIGLFVAYRSTK encoded by the exons ATGGCTTGGAACATCATCAACTTCTTGGTGATACTGCAATTGTTTG CCTTTGCATTAGGTAACCCACCCATCGACACACCCAGCCGTTGCGCCAATGCTCGTCGACCAGAAAACGGCCACGTGAAATGCTGCATTGATTTGAGTAGCTTTGATGACGTAGATACCAATTCTGGCGGCGAATCTGGCGGCAAATCATCTGGCGGCAAATCTTCTGGCGGCTCATCCCACGGTCCGGATGTCTACACGTGCACATACACCTGTGATACAGGGTTTAAGCTGAGTGGACCATCTGTTCTGGAATGCCCTATTGATACGATTACGGATAATCCAACTTGTGAACCAG TTGAGTGTGAGGTCCTTCCACGGATAGACCACGGATCCCTCAGTTGCAGCGAGAGTTTCCAGTATGGGTCCGTGTGTCAATACAAATGTGCAGTGGGATTCGACATTTCCGGTGGAAGTTCAAGTTTGACTTGTAGTAAGGACGGGATGTGGAATGGCATTGTTCCTATGTGTCAACCAG TTCAATGCCCAGCATTAGAGGAGCCTAATCACTGCTCATTGTCGTGTCCTAATGGTCGTACATTTGGTTCTGATTGCCGCTACAGATGTGATGACCGCTTTAAACTGGATGGACCATCCGTGGCAACCTGCGCTGCGAACGGGACATGGACAATCCCGGGAAATCGGCTACCAATTTGTAAAATAA GTGAATGCACACCATTGCCTTTGCTTGTCCACGGATCGTTGACATGCAACTTGGGATGGCACAGTGGAACTGTTTGTTCCTATTCGTGCCACCGTGGTTATACACTGACTGGAGGGAACTATCTGTTAAGATGTGATGATAGTGGCTTCTGGAGAGGTGATATACCAACGTGCGAAGCAG GCAATTCCACCAACACGGACTTCGCTCTCTACGACTTTACCGATGGCGGCGTTCCTAATGGGCCGAGTGGCATTGTAGGTCCAGATAGCGGCAATGATGCAGCCAGTGGTGGTCTGAATGCAGCGGGTATCGTTGCTATTGTCGCTGTGATCGTCGTTCTTATGGGTGTTGTTATTGGCCTATTCGTAGC ATATCGCAGTACCAAATAA
- the LOC140160025 gene encoding neuronal acetylcholine receptor subunit alpha-7-like produces the protein MDASHPRGHHYNLTTELLSNYGSTLPRPVVNSSTQIEVVITLDIYRLIELNEKMQTLTVSALITMVWHDEFLTWNTSKYPIPYLGVPPSSIWRPDLRIYDNVDGKFEDFRDNDALIFPDGRVEWATSNILKTYCVIDARLLPFDTQRCHLKFRSWSYNLKQVNLFPSHIETDFIGTGIWELEAVVSLREVLDYAYLG, from the exons ATGGACGCCAGTCACCCAAGAGGACACCATTATAATCTAACCACGGAGCTTTTGTCAAATTATGGTTCAACATTACCACGACCTGTAGTAAATTCCAGCACTCAAATAGAAGTTGTTATCACCCTGGATATTTACAGACTCATTGAATTG AATGAAAAAATGCAAACGTTGACAGTAAGTGCACTTATCACAATG GTGTGGCATGATGAGTTTCTAACTTGGAATACAAGTAAATATCCCATTCCATACTTAGGTGTTCCACCCTCGTCGATTTGGCGTCCAGATCTTCGCATATATGACAA TGTTGATGGAAAATTTGAAGACTTTCGAGACAATGATGCGCTTATATTTCCCGATGGTAGGGTGGAGTGGGCTACATCGAACATACTGAAAACATATTGCGTTATTGATGCTCGACTCCTTCCTTTTGATACTCAACGTTGCCATTTAAAATTTAGATCCTGGTCTTATAATTTGAAGCAGGTGAATCTTTTTCCCTCGCATATTGAGACAGATTTTATAGGAACTGGAATATGGGAATTGGAAGCCGTGGTCAGTCTTCGTGAGGTTCTTGATTATGCTTATCTAGGGTAA
- the LOC140160794 gene encoding guanylate cyclase soluble subunit beta-1-like, producing the protein MYGFVNHALELLVLRNFGEEKWEEIKKEAAVEVDGHFLTRQVYNDMLSYDLIGAAVKVLDMSPNDILEAFGKMFFDFCVESGYDKILSVLGSTTQAFLENLDALHDHLASIYPGMRAPSFRCSKRESDGAMILHYYSERDGLEHVVIGLVREVAKALHNSEIVVTIYKNKGEDCDHVQFIVVEKSRTSEETDTCSGGVSSRHLDSLSKEPKISPATFCRIFPFHVMFDRDMYIKQTGTSVLRVLPQLGTDRCKVTDVFLMMRPHMDFTFKSILSHLNTMFVLGSKPGMAVQAYDDETNVKPATIKMKGQMFYVAESDEILYLCSPSVMNLDELRRRHLYLSDIPLHDATRDLVLVSEKFEAEYKLTQKLEVLTDKLQQTYRDVELEKGKTDSLLYSVLPPPVANELRHKRPVPAKKFDCVTLMFSGIAGFSEFCKKNSSDPMVIVDLLNDIYTTFDVLSEHNPKVYKVETVGDTYMAVSGLPDQCPDHARCVARMALEMIKLSKTVKVENVPIVTTVGIHSGEVVTGVVGHRMPRYCLFGNTVNLTSRTMTTGKQGRINVSQDAHRCLMQAENEDESFHFEHRGPVTMKGKKEPMQCWFLSDKMVQGATANIN; encoded by the exons ATATGAGCCCAAATGATATTCTAGAAGCCTTTGGAAAGATGTTCTTCGACTTCTGCGTTGAATCCGGCTACGACAAGATCCTGAGTGTACTTGGTTCAACTACACAAGCGTTCTTGGAAAATCTCGATGCTCTCCACGATCATTTGGCCTCAATCTATCCAGGCATGCGTGCGCCATCTTTCAGATGCAGCAAGCGTGAAAGCGATGGCGCTATGATCCTTCACTACTACTCCGAGCGCGATGGACTCGAGCATGTAGTTATTGGCCTGGTACGTGAAGTTGCGAAGGCTTTACATAATTCAGAAATTGTAGTTACCATCTACAAAAATAAGGGTGAAGATTGCGATCATGTACAGTTTATCGTTGTTGAAAAAAGCCGCACTTCAGAAGAGACCGATACTTGCTCGGGTGGAGTGTCGTCTCGGCATCTGGACAGTTTATCGAAAGAACCCAAAATCAGTCCAGCCACATTTTGTCGTATTTTCCCGTTTCATGTTATGTTTGACAGAGATATGTACATAAAACAGACGGGAACATCTGTTCTGCGCGTCTTACCGCAGTTGGGAACAGACAGATGCAAAGTAACAGATGTGTTTCTCATGATGAGACCTCACATGGACTTTACGTTCAAATCAATTCTTAGTCATCTGAACACTATGTTTGTGCTAGGAAGTAAACCGGGAATGGCAGTACAAGCATATGACGACGAGACCAATGTCAAACCTGCAACAATAAAGATGAAAGGTCAGATGTTCTATGTTGCAGAATCGGATGAGATTCTGTACCTCTGCTCTCCCAGTGTAATGAATCTGGACGAGCTTCGTCGGCGTCACCTGTATCTTAGTGATATCCCATTGCATGACGCCACAAGAGATTTGGTACTGGTATCAGAGAAGTTTGAAGCCGAGTATAAGTTGACTCAAAAACTGGAAGTTCTGACTGATAAACTGCAGCAAACGTACAGAGATGTAGAATTGGAAAAAGGAAAAACAGATAG TCTTCTCTACTCAGTTTTACCGCCACCTGTAGCTAACGAATTACGTCATAAGAGACCGGTTCCCGCCAAGAAGTTTGATTGCGTGACCCTGATGTTCAGCGGTATTGCAGGGTTCAGTGAGTTTTGCAAAAAGAATTCCTCCGACCCGATGGTTATTGTGGATCTTCTTAATGACATCTATACTACCTTTGATGTTCTCAGTGAACACAACCCAAAGGTTTATAAG GTCGAAACAGTTGGTGACACTTACATGGCTGTGAGTGGTCTGCCGGACCAATGTCCTGATCATGCGCGGTGTGTCGCACGTATGGCATTGGAAATGATCAAACTTAGCAAAACTGTCAAGGTGGAAAATGTTCCAATAGTG ACTACAGTTGGAATCCACAGTGGCGAAGTAGTGACAGGTGTTGTCGGACATCGCATGCCCCGCTATTGTTTGTTCGGTAACACTGTCAACTTGACCAGTCGAACAATGACCACAGGGAAGCAAGGACGTATCAATGTATCGCAAGATGCACACAG GTGTTTAATGCAAGCAGAAAATGAAGATGAGTCCTTCCACTTTGAGCATCGTGGTCCTGTTACCATGAAGGGAAAGAAAGAACCTATGCAGTGCTGGTTTCTCTCCGACAAGATGGTCCAAGGAGCAACGGCTAACATAAACTGA